One window from the genome of Hippopotamus amphibius kiboko isolate mHipAmp2 chromosome 13, mHipAmp2.hap2, whole genome shotgun sequence encodes:
- the LOC130834501 gene encoding rho GTPase-activating protein 20-like, whose translation MSHLPATVLLQQGSEDSTSPSALQEAFPLQQESQEIQGRFILKPKHTARNQARNHQGKDAGQKTVKKSSAKNWAFWRSFRTCRDSQGPAPPPTKPKQLFGVSLEDVCNDGSLPTPIRDILYFINQKGPLTEGIFRKPGSIKSCRALQEKINSGDKVNLDEECVLVAASVFKGNEEEKIAAAQR comes from the exons atgagccatcttccagctactgtgctcctgcagcagggatcggaggactccacctctccttctgccctccaggaggccttcccactgcagcaggagtcccaagagatccaaggccggtttatcctgaaacccaagcacacagccaggaaccAAGCCAGGAATCATCAGGGGAAAG ATGCAGGCCAAAAGACAGTCAAGAAGAGTTCTGCCAAAAACTGGGCCTTCTGGCGGAGCTTCAGGACTTGCCGggacagccagggcccagccccaccaCCCACAAAGCCAAAACAGCTCTTCGGAGTTTCTCTGGAGGATGTGTGCAATGATGGCAGCCTGCCCACCCCAATCCGA GATATACTTTACTTTATCAATCAAAAAGGGCCACTCACAGAAGGCATCTTCAGAAAACCAGGCAGTATAAAATCATGCAGAGCCCTACAGGAGAAGATAAACTCTGGGGACAAAGTGAACTTGGATGAGGAATGCGTTCTTGTGGCAGCATCCGTCTTCAAG